Genomic segment of Nocardiopsis mwathae:
GGTCCGACGGCGAGGACAAGAAGTAACGAGTGAGCCGCCCCGGGTGCCACGCGGCGCCCGGGGCGGTGAACCAGCGGATGCAGTGGGCAGGATCGGTAGCAGCGGACCGCACCGCCCGACCGGCAACGAGCGCAAAGCGGGAGAAGGCAGACGTCGATGAGCACCAAGGACTACCTGGAGAAGGACTACTACAAGGTCCTCGGAGTCTCAAAGACGGCCACGCAGGACGAGATCAAGCAGTCCTACCGCAAGCTCGCGCGGGAGAACCACCCCGACGCCAACACCTCCGACCCCAAGGCCGAGGAGCGCTTCAAGGAGATCTCCGAGGCCTACAGCGTCCTGTCGGATGAGCAGCGGCGCAAGGAGTACGACGACGCGCGGTCCCTGTTCGGCGGGGCCTACCAGCCCGGCGGGGGAACCGGGCCGGGCGGCTTCGACCTCGGCGACCTGTTCGGGCACGGCCCCGGAGGCGGCGGTGGCGGGGGTGCCGGTGGCGAGCGGCTGAGCGACCTGTTCGGCGGGCTGTTCGGCGGCCGCGGGCGCACCACGACGCGGTCGCGCCGCGGTGCCGACGTCGAGACCGAGACCCGGCTGTCGTTCACCGAGGCGGCCCAGGGCGTCACCCGGTCGTTCAAGCTGACCAGTGACGCCGCCTGCGCCACCTGCAAAGGGACGGGGGCCCGGGCCGGGTCCGCACCGCGGATGTGCCCCAGGTGCACCGGCACCGGGCACGAGAGCAAGCCGCTGGGAGGGTTCTCCCTGTCGGAGCCGTGTGCGGAGTGCAAGGGGCGCGGGCTCGTCGTCGACGACCCCTGCCCCGTCTGCAGCGGCAGCGGCCGGGGGAAGAGCACCCGCACGGTCCAGGTGAGAATCCCCGGCGGGGTCTCCGACGGCCAGCGGATCAGAATCAAGGGCAAGGGCGCGCCGGGTGAGCACGGGGGACCGGCCGGAGATCTCTACGTGGTGGTACATGTGCAGCCGCACCCAGTGTTCGGCAAGACCGGTGACAACCTGACGATCACCGTCCCGGTGACCTTCCCCGAGGCGACGCTCGGCGCCGACGTGCGCGTGCCGACCCTCAACGGCATGCCGGTCACGGTGAAGATCCCCCCGGGCACCCCGAACGGGCGCACGTTCCGGGTCCGGGGCAAGGGGGCCGACCGGCGCGACGGAACCAAGGGCGACATGCTCGTCACCGTCGAGGTGTCGGTGCCCCAGGCGCTGAGCGAGGACGCCCGCGCGGCCCTGGAGAAGTTCCGGGCCGCGACAGCGGACCAGGACCCGCGCCGTGACTTGGAGACGCGGGCGAAGGGAATGTGAATGCCATGACCGACCGAGGGTTCGGCGAGGACATCCCGGTCTACGTGATCTCCGTCGCCGCGGAGCTGTCCGGGCTCCACCCGCAGACGCTGCGCCAGTACGACCGGCTCGGCCTGGTCTCTCCGGGCCGCGCCGCCGGGCGCGGGCGCCGCTACTCCATGCGCGACGTCCAGATGCTGCGGGAGGTGCAGCGGCTGTCCCAGGACGAGGGCATCAACCTCGCCGGGATCAAGCGGATCCTGGAGCTCCAGCGCGAGGTCGCGGAGCTGCGCGAGCACCTCTTCCACCTGCGCAACGAGCTGGACGCGGCGCGCACCGCGGTGGCCCGGCGGCTGGCGCAGACGGGCCCGGTGGAGAGCAACGAACTGCTGCCGATCCGGCACACCCGGGTGACGATCTTCAACACCCCGCCGACCGTCGACGACGACCAGTAGACCTCCCCCTGCCCTCCGTCGGTCTCGGGAGATCGGTGCGGATCCCGACGTGGATTCGCACCGATCTCCCGAGACCGACGGAGGGCGGAACGGGGCTGGAGCCGATCGTCCGGATTGCACCACCACTACGACCGACACTGCTGTTAGGGGGCGGCGAAGCCATGAACTACAAACTCACGACCAAGAGCCAGGAGGCGCTGTCGTCGGCGATGCGGCGCGCCACGTCGGACGGGAGCCCGCAGGTCGAACCGCTGCACCTGCTCGCCGCCCTCCTGCACCAGGGCGAGGGCATCATCCGCCCCCTCCTCAAGGAGGTCGGGGTGGACCCGGGCCGGTTCGACACCGCGGTCGAGCAAGCCATCGCCGGACTGCCCAAGGCCCAGGGCAGCACGGTCAGCGCGCCGAGCAGTTCGCGGCAGCTGATCATCTCGCTGAACACCGCCGCGCAGCGCGCCCAGCAGATGGAGGACGAGTACGTCTCCACCGAGCACCTGCTGGTCGGGCTGGCCGCCGACGGCGGCGAGGCCGGGCGGCTGCTCACGGACGCCGGCGCGACGCCCGAGGCGCTGCTGGAGGCGTTCGACCGGGTGCGCGGCCCGGGCCGGGTCACCACGGAGAACCCCGAGGAGACCTACCAGGCGCTGCAGAAGTACGGCATCGACCTGACCGAGCGGGCGCGCGCCGGTGCGCTCGACCCGGTCATCGGCCGCGACTCCGAAATCCGCCGGGTCGTACAGGTGCTGTCCCGCCGTACCAAGAACAACCCGGTGCTCATCGGCGAGCCCGGTGTCGGCAAGACCGCGGTGGTGGAGGGGCTGGCCCAGCGCGTCGTCGCGGGGGACGTGCCCGAATCGCTGCGCGACAAGCGGCTGATCGCGCTGGACCTGTCGGCGATGGTGGCCGGTGCGAAGTACCGCGGCGAGTTCGAGGAGCGGCTGAAGGCCGTCCTGAACGAGATCAAGGAGAGCGACGGCCAGATCATCACGTTCATCGACGAGCTGCACACCATGGTGGGTGCGGGCGCGGCCGAGGGCGCGATGGACGCGGGCAACATGCTCAAGCCGATGCTGGCCCGAGGCGAGCTTCGCATGGTCGGAGCGACCACGCTGAACGAGTACCGCGAGCGCATCGAGAAGGACCCGGCGCTGGAGCGCCGCTTCCAGCAGGTGCTGGTGGGCGAGCCGTCGGCCGCCGACACGATCGCGATCCTGCGCGGGCTCAAGGGCCGCTACGAGGCCCACCACAAGGTGCAGATCTCCGACCAGGCGCTGGTGGCGGCCGCGACCCTGTCGGACCGCTACATCACCGCCCGTTTCCTCCCGGACAAGGCCATCGACCTCGTCGACGAGGCGGCGTCGCGGCTGCGCATGGAGATCGACTCCCGCCCGGTGGAGATCGACGAGCTGCAGCGCACCGTCGACCGGCTCAAGATGGAGGAGATGGCGTTGGAGAAGGAGTCCGACGCCGCCTCCCTGCAGCGGCTGGAGCGGCTGCGCGCCGACCTGGCCGACAGGCAGGAGGAGCTCAACGGGCTCATCGCCCGCTGGGAGCAGGAGAAGGCCGGGCTGAACCGGGTCGGTGAGCTCAAGGAGCGCCTGGACGACCTGCGCACCCAGGCCGAGCGCGCCCAGCGCGACGGCGACTTCACCGAGGCCTCCCGGCTGATGTACGGGGAGATCCCGCAGCTGGAGAAGCAGCTGGAGGAGGCGTCCTCGGCGGAGGAGGCCGAGAAGGAGTCGGGCTCCGGCGCCCCGACGATGGTCAAGGACGAGGTCGGTGCCGACGACGTCGCCGATGTCGTGTCGTCGTGGACCGGGATCCCGGTCGGCCGCCTGATGGAGGGCGAGACCAGCAAGCTCCTGCGTATGGAGGACGAGCTGGGCAAGCGCCTCATCGGCCAGTCCGCGGCGGTGGCCGCCGTATCGGACGCGGTGCGCCGCGCCCGGACCGGTATCTCCGACCCGGACCGCCCCACCGGCTCGTTCCTTTTCCTCGGCCCCACGGGTGTGGGCAAGACGGAGCTGGCCAAGGCGCTGGCGGAGTTCCTGTTCGACGACGAGCGCGCGATCGTGCGCATCGACATGAGCGAGTACTCCGAGAAACACTCGGTGTCCCGCCTGGTCGGCGCGCCTCCCGGCTACGTCGGCTACGAGGAGGGCGGCCAGCTCACCGAGGCGGTCCGGCGCCGCCCCTACACGGTGGTGCTGCTGGACGAGGTGGAGAAGGCGCACATCGAGGTCTTCGACACCCTGCTGCAGGTCCTCGACGACGGCCGCCTCACCGACGGCCAGGGCCGGCATGTGGACTTCCGGAACACCCTGCTGATCCTCACCTCCAACCTGGGGTCGCAGTTCCTGGTCGACCCGTCGCTGGAGAACGGGGCGAAGAAGGAGAAGGTGATGTCCGTCGTGCGGAACACCTTCAAGCCGGAGTTCCTCAACCGCCTGGACGACGTGATCATGTTCGACGCGCTGTCCACCGAGGAGCTGACCCGCATCGTCGACCTGCAGGTGGACCGGCTGGCCAAGCGTCTGGCCGACCGGCGGCTGGAGCTCGACGTCACCGGGGCCGCCCGCGAGTGGCTGGCCCTGACCGGCTACGACCCGGTCTACGGAGCCCGCCCGCTGCGCCGCCTGGTCCAGGCGTCCATCGGCGACCCCCTGGCCAAGGCGCTCCTCAAGGGCGAACTCCAGGAGGGCGACACGGTCCGCGTCGACCTCGACGAAGACCACGACACCCTCACCGTCGGCGCCACCCGACCGGAGGCGGCCGCCTCCTGATCCGACCACGGGTCGACGTCTCCGAGGGGTTCCGGCGTGAGCCGGAACCCCTCACCATATGGACTGCTGCCCGATGACGTAGGGTTCGCTCACACGGACTCCTTCGACCTGCTCTCCCATCGGGAAGTCCTTCTTGTTCCACGAAAAAAAGTGGTCGCACCGGGTCAACACAGCAGACGCCAAGTGGACGGCATCATTCGACCGGAGGCGATACCGCCAAGCGAAGTCGATCGCTTTGTCAACCACAAAACGTTCCACGGACACCATCTGTATTCCGGACCGTGCGAACCACTCGTCAATGGCCTTCCGCGCCCGATCTCGCTGCGCCGGACCTATGTCCGAGGATCACAGCCTCCCAGAACAGCCGACCTCGGCACGCAGCAGTGCTGAGGCCACGATTTGATAGTCGCCGTCCTGCCCCTTCTCAATAACGGCGAGGCTGGTCTCGTAGCGCTCCGGGTTCGTATCCTTTCTTCCAAGGATGACGTTGAGGTATACGTCCGAGTCGATGTAGACCCGCTTACTACTCTCCCGCACGCTGCCCCCGCACCCACTCGGTGGGGTCCTCTCCGTCGGTCCACCAGGGAGCGATCCCCGCGATCTCCCGTACGGGCATGATCGGACGGTCCGCCAGCGGCTCCAGTTTCTCGATCTCGAAGGCGACCGTCTGACCCGCGGCAGTGCGCTGAGCAAGGCCCCACGCCGCGACACGCTGCTTGATGTTCCTCAAGACGTCGGCAAGAAGCTCGGGCGGGAACGTCGCGCGAACCGATCGGTTCTGTTCGATGTCGAAGATGCTGACCTCCCGCTTGCTCCCTCTCACATCAAGACGATCGATCTCACCCTGAACAGAATCGAATTCAAGTTTTCTCGCCGCCAATGCGTCCTTCGCATGCTGAATCGTGCGGGCAGCAACAGAGGCCTGAATGAGATGTTTTCCGCCATCGGCCGAGCTGGAAATCCTTACCTCATTTCCCACCTCGTGGCCTCTCGCCACCCGCAGGAGGCTACGGAGCATGTCGACGTCGAAAGCCGGAGGAATCGTTGCACTACTCTCCAGCGCGTTCAGCCCTTCGACCAGCCGCATGCTCGCCTCACAGGCCCGACGCCTGTCCGACTCCTCCCCTACGGGAGAAGCCACGGCCACAGCGCTTCCGACTCTGAGCTCGGTGAGGGCCCATCGAGCAGGGGACTGCTGCCGCCCACCGATATTGCGCTCGGCCCTCTGCACCAGGTCGATCACCTCGCCTGCGGTTTCGAAGAAGACCTTGGCGTCTACAGGCTCATCACCCCGGGCGAGGCTGATCTCCAGAGCAGCCATCTCGGTCGCACCTCCCTTCACCTCTTCTCATCTTGCCCAGTCCTCCCTCGATTGTCAGGCCGTCCTGGGGATCGCTCACCGGCGCGCCCGATACGGGCATGAACGATCCGGGCGAGGGATCGGGGCCCCTCACCACCCGCCTCCGCCCTTCAGGGGCACTCGATGGCCGTCACCATCTGCGCACCCATAAGGCGAGGCTGCCGAGGACGAACCAGAGCGCTATGCCCGCGGCACATCCCGCCGAGGTCCACACGCTCTGGCCGGTGACCACGGTGGCCACAGCGCCCAGGGCCACGCACAGCGGCAGCAGCCACACCCAGTGCATGAAGCGGCGGTTCTGCCGCAGGGCCCGTTCCTCGTAGCTCAGTCGCGTCTCGTTCCGATCGTGGTGATCGCACAGTGTCGGCATGTCCGTTCCTCTTGTGTCGTCGGGGATCCGGTGGATTCGCTCTCTTCGGCGAACACCGGACGGGTCCGGTTCGACCCCTGTGACACGTTGACCACAACCGGACAACCGAGCCCGCCGGTTCACAAACCGCCGTCGGGCTCCGATAAGGTCGTGCAGCGGTCACCGGCGCCCCTGGCGGCGCGGCATGACGACGGGGGGTCGACGCGGCACATCATGGGTGAGTTCATCGGAACGGCGTTCGGCTTCCCCACGGCGGTCTTCAGCTTCATGCTGCTGGTCGTCTTCGCCTACTGGCTCTTCGTGGTGATCGGAGCGGTCGGCACCGACGTCCTCGACGTCGACACCGACGCCGATACCGGGAGCGGCGGCCTGGTCGGCCTGCTCTCGGCCGCCGGCCTCGGCGGTGTCCCGGTCACCGTGGTGCTGTCCCTGCTCGTAACGCTGTCCTGGTTCGCGACCCTGGTGGGAACCGTGCTGCTCGACCTCGACGGGGCGTCGACGCCCATGCTCATCGCTCTGGGGCTGGTGGTCCTGCTGGCGGCGGTGCTGTTCGCCTGGCTGGTCACCAGCGGTGTGGTCATGGGTCTGCGCCGTTTCCTGCCGGGCGCCGACGCCGGTGCCGGTGCTTCCCCCGCCGACTTCGTGGGCACGACGTGCGTGATCCGTACCGGCCGCGCCGACGACGCGTTCGGGCAGGCGGAGATCACCGCGGCGAGCGGCGCGACGTCGATCGTCCAGGTGCGCACCACCGGCGGGGAGGCACTCGCGTCCGGCGACACCGCGCTCGTCTTCGAGTACGACGCCGCGAACGAGGTCTACCTCGTCACCCCGTTCGACCGCTCGCTGGATCCCGGCCCCGGCACCCGCTGACGCGTCCGCCGACGTTCCCCTGTCCCCCGCGCTCACGCCGGCAGCGGACCCGGACGAACCGGCCCAGACCCCGACCCCGACCCGAACAATTCATCCCATGATCCCCGGGAACCGGCGGCCCGGGTACCACGTCCGAATCAACGACAACCGCGGACCGCATCGCCCCCCTCGTTCCGCGGCCCCGGCCAGCGCGCCCGCCCCGTCTTGCCATGGTCGCGCCCTCGCTAGAGAGAACCACTGGATGGAAACCATCACCGTCGGTGTCGGCGTCCTGTTCGCCGTCGCCCTCCTCATCGTCTTCGGTCTCCTCGTGACCATCGCGCGGCTGTTCCAGAAGGTGGAACAGGGCCGGGCGCTGATCATCTCCAAGATGAAGAAGGTCGACGTGACCTTCACCGGTGCGGTCGTCCTGCCGGTCCTGCACAAGGCCGAGTTCATGGACATCTCGCAGAAGACGATGCTCATCGAGCGGAGCGGCAAGGAAGGGCTGATCTGCCGCGACAACATCCGCGCCGACATCAGCATCACCTTCTACGTCGGGATCAACCCGACCGCCCAGGACGTGCTGAAGGTCGCCCAGTCCATCGGCACCGAGCGCGCGAGCAACACCGAGACGTTGCAGGAGCTGTTCAACGCGACGTTCTCCGAGGCCGTCAAGACGGTCGGCAAACAATTCGACTTCGAGGACCTCTACACCAAGCGCGACGAGTTCCGCGACAAGATCATCGAGCTGATCGGCACCGAGCTCAACGGCTACTACATCGAGAAGGCGGCGATCGACTACCTGGAGCAGACGCCGCTGCACCGCCTCGACAAGGACAACATCCTCGACGCCCAGGGCATCAGCAAGATCACCGCGCTCACCGCTGATCAGCACAAGCTCACCAACGAGCTGGAGAACGAGCGCGACAAGGAGATCCAGCGCCAGGACACCGAGACCGCGGAGACCCTGGCCGAGCTGGAGCGCCGCCGCGAGGAGGCCGCGGCCAAGGCCAAGCGCGAGATCGAGAGCATCAAGGCCCGTGAGGAGGCCGAGACCGCACGCGTTCAGGCCGAGGAACGGCTCAAGGCACAGCAGGCACACCTGCGCACCGACGAGCAGCTGGGCGTGCAGCAGCAGAACCAGCGGCGGGAGATCGCCGTCGCGGAGAAGAACCGCGAACGCGTCATCGCCATCGAGTCCGAGCGCATCGAGAAGGACCGGGTGCTGGAGGTCATCGGCCGGGAGCGCGAGACCGAGCTGTCCCGCATCTCCAAGGACAAGGAGGTCGAGGCCGAGAAGCGCGAGGTCGCCGAGGTCGTACGGGAGCGCATCGCGGTCGAGAAGACCGTGGCCGAGCAGGAGGAGAACATCAAGAAGCTGCGCGCGGTCGAGGAGGCCGAGCGCCAGCGCCAGGCCATCATCATCCACGCCGAGGCCGAGGCCCAGGAGAACCTGGTCAAGGACATCAAGGCGGCGGAGGCCGCCGAGGCGGCCGCCAAGCACAAGGCCGCCGAGGAGCTGACCCTGGCCGAGGCCCGCGAGCAGGCCGCCGAGCTCGACACCCGCGCCAAGATCCGGCTCGCCGAGGGCGCTCAGGCCGAGGCCGCGGCCGCCGGGCTGGCCGACGTGCAGGTCCGCGAGCAGGACGCGGCGGTCATCGAGAAGACCGGCCGTGCCGAGGCCGCCGTGATGAAGGAGAAGGCGCTCGTGGAGGCGGAGGCCGTCCGCGAGAAGCTGCGCGCCGAGGCCGAGGGCCTCAACGAGAAGGCCGGTGCGATGGCCGCGCTCGACCAGGTCAGCCGCGAGCACGAGGAGTACCGGCTGCGTCTGGACGCCGAGAAGGAGGTCCGGCTGGCCGGGATCGACGTGCACCGGCAGGTCGCCGAGGCCCAGGCGACGGTGCTGGCCACCGGCCTGGAGAAGGCCGACATCAACATCGTCGGCGGCGACGGCATGTTCTTCGACCGGATGGTCAACTCCATCGGCATGGGCAAGGCCGTCGACGGGTTCGTGCGGAACTCCGACGTCGCGCAGTCGCTGGGCGGGGCGTGGCTCGACGGCTCCTCCGACTTCGGTGCCGACATGGCACGGCTGCTCGGGTCGATCGACACCGGCGATATCAAGAACCTCACCGTCTCCGCGCTGCTGCTGAAGCTCATCCAGGCCGGCGGCCCGGACGCGGCTCGGCTGCGCCAGCTGCTGAGCACCGCCGAGGACCTCGGCGTCGCCGAGGCTCCCCTGGCCGCCCTCAACGGCACGAAGCGGTGAGGTAGCCGGTGACCGATGTGGTGAACGAGGAGTCCGCCCCGGCGGGCTCCTCGGCCCCCGACCCTTCCCACGCGTCCGAACGGGCGGAAGAGTCGACACCGGACGGCCGCGGGCCCGACGGCGCCGACCGCCTCGACACCGGCACCTACGAGGTGCTGCACTCCCGACTGGCCCGGCAGTCGGGTGAGCTGACCCGGCGGGCCGAGGAACTCAACGCCCGCCGACTGGAGGTGTTCGGTGGCAGCGAACTGGACCTGCTCGGCACCGAGCGGATCCGCACCGAGCACAACTGCGTGCCGCGCGACATCGTGTCCGTCGGCGGGCACCTGCTGTTCGGCTACAACGCCGCCACCGGGCGCAAGGCCGAGACGCGTGTCGAGGACGTGTTCGCGCTGCACCGCTTGGAGCGCGACGCCGCCGCCGACACAGGCACAGGCACAGGCACAGGCACAGGCACAGGCTCTCCGGAGGGTGCCCCGCGCCTGGCGCCGACCACCGATGACGCCCTCCCGGAACTGCTGCGCGACCCGAAGTTCGAGCGCGACTTCGGCGAGCTGTACCGGTACTACCGCGAGACCCGGCTACTGCAGCTGCGGCACGTGGAGGGCAAGCTCCTCGCGGTCTTCCAGACGGGACCGCGCGCCGAGGACGTCAAGGTGCTGCGGTGGAGCGTCGACTCCCGCGGCGCGGTGGCCTACCTCGACCCCCGGGGCGAGCGCGACCACGTCTTTCCGCCCTCGCACGACGTCGCGTGGACCGAGGCCACCCGCGACGACCACGTGCTGGGCCGCCACCCGCACATATCCATCCTCGGCGAGATCTTCGTGGAGACCATCGGCGGCGATCTCACCGTCAAGGTCGAGAACGACACCGAGGTCGGCGCGGGCATCTACAGCGAGCCGGTCGCCGAGCCGCTGCAGAGCCTGGCCGACGCCGATGTGTACTACGCGCGCGTCGGCGCACTGATCCTGCTGCGGATCCGCCCGTACAACGAGACCGAGTGGCGCCACCTGGTGTTCAACACCCGGGCCGGGGACGTGGCCCGGCTCGACGGCATCGGGCAGTCCTGCCAGCGGCTCCCCGAGGACCAGGGCATCATCTTCCCCGGCGGGTACTACCTGGCCACCGGCGCGGCGAAAACCTTCGACACCGACGTCGCCGACCTGGAGTTCGAGCGGGTCATCCGCTCCCCCAACGGCGAGGACGTGCTCTACGGCTTCCACTCCCGCGGCGACGGCCGCACTCTGCTGCTGCCCTACAACGTGATCCGCAAGGAGGTCGCCGCCCCGATCGTCTGCCACGGCCACGCGCTGTTCGACGACGGCACCCTGGTGGTGTTCCGCGACGGTGGGGGCGAGCCGACCCGCGTCCACCCGATGCAGGTGTGGCAGACCCCCTTCGTCTCCGACGTGTACGCCGCCGCACAGCCGGTGGGCACCGGGCCACTGGAGCGGGTGGGCAACGCCGAGCTGGTACGCGGGATCTCCGACTGCCTGTCGGTGACCCGGATGGTCGCCGAGATGTCACCGTCGACCGCGGTGTTCGAGGCACTCATCGCCTCGTGCCGCCGGGTGTTCGACCGCTACCACTGGCTCGGCGAGAGCGAGCTGGGCGGTCTGCGCGACCCGCTGGAGCAGGTGCGCGCCACCGCCGAGCAGGTACTCGACGAGTTCGAGAAGGTGCAGGCCCTCACCGGCCAGGCCGCGGCGGCGCTGGAGGAGGCGGAGCGGGGCATCGCGTCCCTGGTCCGGCGGTCGCGCGGGGAGACGCCGCGCTCCGCCGACACCTGGGTGGAGCGGTTGACCGAGCTGCGCCGGTCCCAGGGCCACCTGGTGACGCTGCGCGAGATGCGCTACGTCGACACCGACCGCATCGACCGACTCGACCGCGACCTGACCGACGAGCTCGCCGCCGCCGGGCGGCGCGCCGTGGCGTTCCTGGAGGGCGACGGCGCCTTCGCCGGTTACCATGCCGAGGTCGATCGCCTGGCAGCCGAGGCCGAGGCCATCGCGACGGTGGCCGACGCGGCGCCGCTGGCCGAGCGGTTGGCCGAGCGGACCGAGGGCCTGGAGATCGTCACCGAGGTCGTCGGGGCACTGGACATCGCCGATGCCCAGGTGCGCACCGGCATCCTGGAGCGGATCGGCGAGGTGCTCGGCGGTGTCAACCGCGCCCGCGCCACCCTGGAGGCGCGGCGCAAACAGCTGCTGGAGACCGAGGGCCGGGCCGAGTTCGCCGCCGAGTTCGCACTGCTCGGACAGGCGATCACCGGGGCGCTGGCCGCCGCCGACACCCCCGACCGCTGCGACGACCAGCTGGGCCGGCTCATGCTGCGGCTGGAGGGCCTGGAGTCGCGCTTCGGCGAGTTCGACGACTTCCTGGGCGAGCTCGCGGCCAAACGGGAGGACGTCTACGAGGCCTTCTCCGCCCGCAAGCAGGCGCTGCTCGACGAGCGCGCGCGGCGCGCCGAGCGGCTCGTGGAGTCGGGCGACCGCATCCTGGGCAGTGTGCAGCGGCGCGTCCTGACGCTGGACTCGATCGACGACGTCAACACCTACTTCGCCTCCGACGCGATGGTGGCGCGGCTGCGCACGACCGTCGACCGGCTGCGCGAACTGGGCGACCAGGTGCGCGCCGAAGAGTTGGAGGGCCGGGTCAAGGCGGCCCGGCAGGAGGCGGGCCGGGCGCTGCGCGACCGGCTCGATCTCTTCGACGGCGGCGGCGAGAGCCTGCGGCTGGGCAGGCACCGCTTCGCGGTCAACGCCCAGCCCATCGACCTGACGCTGGTGCCGCACGAGGGCGGCATGGCCCTCGGCATCACCGGGACCGACTTCCGCGCGCCCGTGCTCGACGAGGGCTTCGCGGCGACCCGCCGGTTCTGGGACCGGCCGGTCGTCTCGGAGTCCGACGAGGTCTACCGGGCCGAGTACCTGGCGACCTCCGTCCTGGCGATGGCCGAGTCGGGGCAGGGGGGCCTGAGCCTGGAGGCGCTGCGGGCGGCCGCCGCGCAGGACGGCGCCGACGGCACGTCCTCGGGCGGCGGCGTGCTCGCGCTGGTCCGCGGGGTCGCGGAGTCCCGCTACAACGAGGGCTACGAGCGGGGCGTGCACGACCATGACGCCGCGCGCATCCTCGACGCCGTCCTGCGACTGCGCGACGCATCCGGGCTGCTGCGCTATCCGGCGGCGGCACGGTCGGCCGCCCAGCTGTTCTGGGCGTTCGGGGCCGATGCCGCGCAGCGCGCGGTGTGGCGGACACGGGCCGCGTCCCTGGCGCGCGCCCGCGAGGTCTTCGGTGTGCGCGACTCGGCGGCGATCCGCGCCCTGCACGACGAACTGACCGCGGCCATCGGGTCGTTTTCGGTCGACACGGGGCTGGACCTCGGTACCGCGGGGGCGGACCTCGCCGGGGAGTACCTGTTCGAGGAGGCGGCCGCCGAACCGGACGGTTTCGTCACCGGTGCCGGCGCCCGCGGTCTCCTGGACCGGTTCCGGCGGGCTCTGGGCACTGCGCGGTCGACCACGGCCGCCTC
This window contains:
- a CDS encoding DNA repair ATPase — encoded protein: MTDVVNEESAPAGSSAPDPSHASERAEESTPDGRGPDGADRLDTGTYEVLHSRLARQSGELTRRAEELNARRLEVFGGSELDLLGTERIRTEHNCVPRDIVSVGGHLLFGYNAATGRKAETRVEDVFALHRLERDAAADTGTGTGTGTGTGSPEGAPRLAPTTDDALPELLRDPKFERDFGELYRYYRETRLLQLRHVEGKLLAVFQTGPRAEDVKVLRWSVDSRGAVAYLDPRGERDHVFPPSHDVAWTEATRDDHVLGRHPHISILGEIFVETIGGDLTVKVENDTEVGAGIYSEPVAEPLQSLADADVYYARVGALILLRIRPYNETEWRHLVFNTRAGDVARLDGIGQSCQRLPEDQGIIFPGGYYLATGAAKTFDTDVADLEFERVIRSPNGEDVLYGFHSRGDGRTLLLPYNVIRKEVAAPIVCHGHALFDDGTLVVFRDGGGEPTRVHPMQVWQTPFVSDVYAAAQPVGTGPLERVGNAELVRGISDCLSVTRMVAEMSPSTAVFEALIASCRRVFDRYHWLGESELGGLRDPLEQVRATAEQVLDEFEKVQALTGQAAAALEEAERGIASLVRRSRGETPRSADTWVERLTELRRSQGHLVTLREMRYVDTDRIDRLDRDLTDELAAAGRRAVAFLEGDGAFAGYHAEVDRLAAEAEAIATVADAAPLAERLAERTEGLEIVTEVVGALDIADAQVRTGILERIGEVLGGVNRARATLEARRKQLLETEGRAEFAAEFALLGQAITGALAAADTPDRCDDQLGRLMLRLEGLESRFGEFDDFLGELAAKREDVYEAFSARKQALLDERARRAERLVESGDRILGSVQRRVLTLDSIDDVNTYFASDAMVARLRTTVDRLRELGDQVRAEELEGRVKAARQEAGRALRDRLDLFDGGGESLRLGRHRFAVNAQPIDLTLVPHEGGMALGITGTDFRAPVLDEGFAATRRFWDRPVVSESDEVYRAEYLATSVLAMAESGQGGLSLEALRAAAAQDGADGTSSGGGVLALVRGVAESRYNEGYERGVHDHDAARILDAVLRLRDASGLLRYPAAARSAAQLFWAFGADAAQRAVWRTRAASLARAREVFGVRDSAAIRALHDELTAAIGSFSVDTGLDLGTAGADLAGEYLFEEAAAEPDGFVTGAGARGLLDRFRRALGTARSTTAASFDEDLRALGGDLSARHQLVTAWLQAFASTLDTDGAQADAAVDADLAEAVAVELCGSELPRYDSSAQVSATVTGLLGSHPRVADRSLSFRIDELLARTRRFRREEVPAFGDYQRTRNELVERERRRLRLEEYRPKVMSSFVRNRLLDEAYLPLIGDNLAKQLGAAGDGKRTDQSGLLLLISPPGYGKTTLMEYVASRLGLVFVKVNGPALGHAVTSLDPDDAPDATARQEVEKISFALEMGNNVLLYLDDIQHTDPALLQKFISLCDGQRRMEGVWDGRTRTYDLRGKRFAVCMAGNPYTEQGRRFRIPDMLANRADVYNLGDVLSGKEELFALSYIENALTSNPTLAPLSTRERGDIELLVRMARGDDSVRPDLLAHPYSQVELEQILSVLRKLLRAQEVVLANNQAYIASAAQAEESRTEPPFRLQGSYRNMNRLAEKIVPVMDDAELEAVIDDHYLGEAQTLTSGAEANLLKLAELRGTMTAEQERRWAEVKAGFLRGRALGGAEDDPMTRAVGAVGLLADRVGAVESAIERAADRFHRDGVR